A window of the Bradyrhizobium ottawaense genome harbors these coding sequences:
- the typA gene encoding translational GTPase TypA: MKLRNIAIIAHVDHGKTTLVDKLLQQSGTYRDNERQVERAMDSNDLERERGITILAKCTSVQWKDTQINIVDTPGHADFGGEVERILSMVDGVIVLVDAAEGPMPQTKFVVGKALKLGLKPIVAINKVDRPDARITEVVNEVFDLFAALDATDDQLDFPILYGSGKNGWMGTTPEASHEDGMQPLFDLVIKHVAPPVVEEGPFRLLGTILEANPYLGRIITGRIASGSVKPNQSVKVISRDGKLVETGRITKILAFRGLERQPVDLAEAGDIVAIAGLPKGTVADTFCDPSVETPIQAQPIDPPTVSMSFIVNNSPLAGTEGDKVTSRLIRDRLLREAEGNVALRVVESQDRDAMEVSGRGELQLAILIETMRREGFELSVSRPRVVLTKDENGTLLEPVEEVVIDVDEEFSGVVVQKMSERKAEMIEMRPSGGNRLRLVFYAPTRGLIGYQGELMTDTKGTAIINRLFHNYLPYKGDIQGRRNGVLISNDQGEAVAYAMFKLEDRGPMMIEPGWKVYKGMIVGEHTRDNDLEINILKGKQLTNIRTTSKDEAVRLTPPIRMTLEKALAYIEEDELVEITPKSIRLRKKFLDANDRKRAEKTKQEVA, translated from the coding sequence ATGAAGCTTCGCAACATCGCCATCATCGCCCACGTCGACCACGGCAAAACCACGCTGGTCGACAAGCTGCTGCAACAATCCGGCACCTATCGCGACAACGAACGTCAGGTAGAGCGCGCGATGGACTCCAACGATCTGGAGCGCGAACGCGGCATCACTATTCTGGCCAAGTGCACCTCGGTGCAGTGGAAAGACACCCAGATCAACATCGTCGACACCCCCGGCCACGCCGATTTCGGTGGTGAGGTCGAGCGCATCCTGTCGATGGTCGACGGCGTGATCGTGCTGGTCGACGCCGCCGAAGGCCCGATGCCGCAGACCAAGTTCGTGGTCGGCAAGGCACTCAAGCTCGGCCTGAAGCCGATCGTCGCCATCAACAAGGTCGACCGTCCGGACGCCCGCATCACCGAAGTCGTGAACGAGGTGTTTGACCTGTTCGCCGCGCTCGACGCTACCGACGACCAGCTCGATTTCCCGATCCTCTACGGTTCCGGCAAGAACGGCTGGATGGGGACCACCCCGGAGGCCTCCCATGAGGACGGCATGCAGCCGCTGTTCGACCTCGTAATCAAGCACGTGGCGCCGCCGGTGGTCGAGGAAGGCCCGTTCCGGCTGCTCGGCACCATCCTTGAGGCCAACCCCTATCTCGGCCGCATCATCACGGGCCGCATCGCCTCCGGCTCGGTCAAACCGAACCAGTCGGTGAAGGTGATTTCGCGCGACGGCAAGCTGGTGGAAACCGGCCGCATCACCAAGATCCTGGCGTTCCGCGGCCTTGAACGGCAGCCGGTCGACCTCGCCGAGGCCGGTGACATCGTCGCGATCGCGGGCTTGCCCAAGGGCACCGTCGCTGACACCTTCTGCGATCCGAGCGTCGAAACGCCGATCCAGGCGCAGCCGATCGATCCGCCGACGGTGTCGATGTCGTTCATCGTCAACAACTCCCCGCTCGCCGGCACCGAAGGCGACAAGGTCACCAGCCGCCTGATCCGCGACCGCCTGCTTCGCGAGGCCGAGGGTAACGTCGCGCTCCGCGTCGTCGAATCGCAGGACCGCGATGCCATGGAAGTGTCGGGCCGCGGCGAATTGCAGCTCGCGATCCTGATCGAGACCATGCGCCGCGAAGGTTTCGAGCTGTCGGTGTCGCGCCCGCGCGTGGTGCTGACCAAGGACGAGAACGGCACCTTGCTGGAGCCGGTCGAGGAAGTCGTGATCGACGTCGACGAGGAGTTCTCCGGCGTGGTCGTGCAGAAGATGAGCGAGCGCAAGGCCGAGATGATCGAGATGCGCCCATCCGGCGGCAACCGCCTGCGCCTGGTATTCTACGCGCCGACCCGCGGCCTGATCGGCTACCAGGGTGAACTGATGACCGACACCAAGGGCACGGCGATCATCAACCGCCTGTTTCACAACTACCTGCCCTACAAGGGCGACATCCAGGGCCGCCGCAACGGCGTGCTGATCTCCAACGATCAGGGCGAGGCGGTCGCCTACGCCATGTTCAAGCTGGAAGACCGCGGCCCGATGATGATCGAGCCGGGCTGGAAGGTCTACAAGGGCATGATCGTCGGCGAGCACACCCGCGACAACGACCTCGAGATCAACATCCTCAAGGGCAAGCAGCTCACCAATATCCGCACCACCTCGAAGGACGAAGCGGTGCGCCTGACGCCGCCGATCCGCATGACCCTGGAAAAGGCGCTGGCCTATATCGAGGAAGACGAACTGGTCGAGATCACCCCGAAGTCGATCCGCCTGCGCAAGAAGTTTTTGGACGCCAACGACCGCAAGCGCGCGGAAAAGACCAAGCAGGAAGTGGCGTAA
- a CDS encoding flavin monoamine oxidase family protein, with translation MTSLPSSVDVAIIGAGAAGLGAAHALKHSGLSTVVLEARDRVGGRAHTIMASPDVVFDVGCGWLHSADQNSFVNIAEQLDFEINKTLPPWRERAYGKAFPKEERDDFMAALDAFYDRAEQAAKVAKKNHRDSAAGLCLAPGNRWNPMIDAISTYINGCELDQVSILDMDAYEDTEINWRVRRGYGALVAAYGASCPLALNCEVTLIDHSGKRIRIETSRGTLSADRVIVTVPTNLIADAAIRFDPPLPAKVEAARGLPLGLADKVTLALDEPEALPVEGNLRGATMRTEMGTYHLRPFGQPCIEGFFGGRFAQSLEDSGPGAFAAHSIDEIVGFLGNDFRRKLKPLAESRWAHDPFARGSYSHALPGHADKRAVLAAPVDGRLFFAGEATSPGFFSTAHGARDSGERAAGEILALIKE, from the coding sequence ATGACGTCCCTCCCCTCCTCAGTCGATGTCGCCATCATCGGCGCCGGCGCCGCAGGCCTCGGCGCCGCGCATGCCCTGAAACATTCGGGTCTCTCCACCGTCGTGCTGGAAGCCCGCGACCGCGTCGGCGGCCGCGCCCACACCATCATGGCTTCGCCCGATGTCGTCTTCGATGTCGGCTGCGGCTGGCTGCATTCGGCCGACCAGAACTCGTTCGTCAACATCGCCGAACAGCTCGATTTCGAGATCAACAAGACCCTGCCGCCCTGGCGCGAGCGCGCTTACGGCAAAGCGTTCCCGAAGGAAGAGCGCGACGATTTCATGGCTGCCCTCGACGCCTTCTATGATCGCGCCGAGCAAGCGGCCAAGGTCGCGAAGAAAAATCACCGCGACAGCGCGGCCGGTCTCTGCCTCGCGCCCGGCAACCGCTGGAACCCGATGATCGACGCGATCTCGACCTACATCAACGGCTGCGAACTCGACCAGGTCTCGATCCTGGACATGGACGCCTATGAGGACACCGAGATCAACTGGCGCGTCCGCCGCGGCTATGGCGCGCTGGTGGCGGCCTATGGCGCCTCATGCCCGCTCGCACTCAATTGCGAGGTGACGCTGATCGATCATTCCGGCAAGCGCATCCGCATCGAGACCTCGCGGGGCACGCTCAGCGCCGACAGGGTGATCGTCACCGTGCCGACCAACCTGATCGCCGACGCGGCGATCCGCTTCGATCCGCCTCTGCCTGCTAAGGTCGAGGCCGCGCGCGGCCTGCCGCTCGGCCTCGCCGACAAGGTGACGCTCGCTCTCGACGAGCCCGAAGCCTTGCCGGTCGAAGGCAATCTGCGTGGCGCCACCATGCGCACCGAGATGGGCACCTATCACCTCCGCCCGTTCGGCCAGCCCTGCATCGAAGGCTTTTTCGGCGGGCGCTTTGCGCAGTCGCTGGAAGACTCCGGCCCGGGCGCTTTCGCCGCGCACAGCATCGACGAAATCGTAGGCTTCCTCGGCAACGACTTTCGCCGCAAGCTAAAGCCGCTCGCGGAATCGCGCTGGGCCCACGACCCCTTCGCCCGCGGCTCCTACTCCCACGCTCTGCCCGGCCACGCCGACAAGCGCGCGGTGCTGGCAGCCCCGGTCGACGGCCGGCTGTTCTTTGCGGGCGAAGCGACCTCGCCGGGATTTTTCTCGACCGCACACGGGGCGAGGGATTCGGGGGAGCGGGCGGCGGGAGAGATTCTTGCTCTGATCAAGGAATGA
- a CDS encoding serine hydrolase domain-containing protein, with the protein MDHDAVASPKFHVPAGEDFLLLSPTAQAYAYRNVDRMFATRPIRRGKTVLPLQRGREISPQYQTDQGAHGVDAYIDRANVAGLLVIKNEQIVLERYSLGLEENLRWSSMSMIKSLTSTLVGAALQQGAISSLDDAVSRYIPALRGCAYDAVTVRSLLTMSSGVRWSEDYTDRNSDVNRYSKSLGDKVPGGVLALMRNLKAEHPPASHFSYNTGDTYVLGCLVSAATGKNLADFMSETIWSPLGMEFDAFYTLESENGQEIGGSRAGIALRDFGRFGVFLLRNGVIDGKPVLPPDWIESAGRRAFAFDAETNRYGATGYGYSWWIDPDDSMVAVGFAGQSLYVNRKARVVIVTLSCQPQPPYSESYRVDLKAEYHAFKNAVLAEIG; encoded by the coding sequence ATGGATCACGATGCTGTAGCGTCGCCGAAATTCCACGTTCCGGCGGGTGAGGATTTTCTGCTTCTCTCCCCGACGGCGCAGGCCTACGCGTACCGCAATGTCGATCGCATGTTCGCGACGCGGCCGATCCGCCGGGGCAAGACGGTTCTGCCACTGCAGCGCGGTCGAGAAATATCGCCGCAATACCAGACCGACCAGGGTGCGCATGGCGTCGACGCGTATATCGATCGCGCCAACGTTGCGGGGCTGCTGGTCATCAAGAACGAGCAGATCGTGCTGGAGCGCTACTCCCTCGGGCTGGAAGAGAACTTGCGCTGGTCGTCGATGTCGATGATCAAGTCGCTGACGTCGACATTGGTCGGCGCTGCCCTGCAGCAGGGCGCCATCTCGAGCCTCGACGATGCAGTTTCCAGATACATCCCGGCGCTACGCGGCTGCGCCTACGATGCGGTCACCGTGCGCAGCCTGCTCACCATGTCCTCCGGCGTGCGCTGGAGCGAGGATTACACCGATCGGAACTCCGACGTGAACCGCTACAGCAAGTCGCTGGGCGACAAGGTCCCCGGCGGCGTGCTGGCGCTGATGCGAAACCTGAAGGCCGAACATCCGCCCGCCAGTCATTTTTCCTACAACACCGGCGACACCTATGTGCTCGGCTGTCTGGTCTCGGCGGCCACGGGAAAAAATCTCGCCGACTTCATGTCGGAGACGATCTGGTCTCCGCTCGGTATGGAATTCGACGCGTTCTATACGCTGGAATCGGAAAACGGGCAGGAGATCGGCGGCAGCCGCGCCGGCATTGCGCTGCGGGATTTCGGCCGCTTCGGAGTCTTTCTGCTGCGCAACGGCGTGATCGACGGGAAGCCTGTGCTCCCGCCGGACTGGATTGAAAGCGCAGGGCGCCGCGCATTCGCCTTCGACGCCGAAACCAATCGCTATGGGGCGACAGGTTACGGCTATAGCTGGTGGATCGATCCGGACGATTCCATGGTCGCCGTCGGTTTCGCCGGCCAATCGCTCTACGTAAACAGGAAAGCCCGGGTCGTCATCGTCACCCTGTCGTGCCAGCCGCAGCCGCCGTATTCGGAGAGCTATCGCGTCGATCTGAAGGCCGAGTACCATGCGTTCAAGAACGCGGTGCTGGCGGAAATTGGCTGA
- a CDS encoding thiol-disulfide oxidoreductase DCC family protein produces the protein MNSWPDDDVILYDGVCIFCSRWIRFVATRDTARRFRFTAIQSAYGTRLAQAFGIDPNDPDTNAVVHGGIAWFKSDGALTVLGALPGWGWVRVLFWVPKLVRNAVYNLVARNRYRIFGKYEECFIPDADMRARVME, from the coding sequence ATGAACAGTTGGCCCGACGATGACGTGATCCTGTACGATGGCGTCTGCATCTTCTGCTCGCGCTGGATCCGCTTCGTCGCCACCCGCGACACCGCGCGCCGCTTCCGCTTTACGGCGATCCAGTCGGCTTACGGTACGAGACTGGCGCAAGCCTTCGGCATCGACCCCAACGATCCCGATACCAACGCCGTGGTTCATGGCGGCATTGCCTGGTTCAAATCGGACGGCGCACTGACGGTGCTGGGTGCGCTGCCGGGATGGGGCTGGGTGCGCGTATTGTTTTGGGTACCGAAGCTGGTTCGCAACGCCGTCTACAATCTCGTCGCGCGCAACCGCTACCGCATTTTCGGGAAATACGAGGAATGTTTCATCCCGGATGCCGACATGCGTGCGCGGGTGATGGAGTAG